A segment of the Colletotrichum destructivum chromosome 3, complete sequence genome:
AACCGGAGGAGCTTGCTGCCGCACACTGACATTCGGGGCCAGGGGCAACGAGACCGTCCTTGTAGGGGCGGGAACTCCCTGTCCTGGGCGAGCAGGAGGATACGATGTCGTCACCGAAGGCTGCGAAGCTGGCGACGCGCTCGGAATAGTCGTGTTTGCCTCGGGCATCGTACGAATGAAGCCCTCTGCGAGCTCGGCGCTCTCTGTATCTACTGCCCCAGTCCTCGGTGTCGGAACCTCTGGTCTCTcgaccaccgccgctgccgtcgtggtCGCCGTCTGAGCCCCTTCTGGACCCTCTACGGCCTTACTCATCTCGTCCTTGTAGCCCAGCTTCAGCTCGGACGGAATCTCTACTTCGGCCGTGGAATTGGGGTCGGCATTGGCTTTCGCGGCCTCTTCGCACTCCTGGATTATTTCGAGATTGGTCTTTGCACATGTCGGGCACTTGAATGCGTGCGACGCTGTAGCATGGCGTTTTCGCACGGCGTCGCTCGTCTCAAGACCACCTAGTTGTCCTCTGGGGTCCGTCTCCATGAAACTGCGCAGCCTAGGTATCGCATGTTAGTCGGGGACTATTTGGAGGTGAGAAGGAGGGGCGGGTGATGTACGCGACGAGTGCCGTCCTCACACCCCAGGCGGGTTGCCATGTTTCCTCGTGGTGACCGCTAATGCTCAGACAGATCTCGCGGTTGGTCTCGAATCGGCCGCTCGGTGTAAGGAAGCGGAAGCTCGGTGGACGAAGGGGGTAGGTGGGCGGGAGCACAATGCGGCCATGGTAAATGCCTTCGCCGTATGAAGAGTTAGGAGGACCTCGGAAGGTAAAGTGCCATTCAAATAGGTCTGATTCTATCGGGGTAGCCGTGTAATCCGGAGACGGGGCGCTGGAAAGTTCTTGAGCCTCGCGTACTGGGTCCATCAGAGGTTAGTCAGGCAACTGAGAAAAGGGGATGGGCCTATGGGAGTTATTACGTATACGCCGTATCGTAGGCGATTTGGAGTTGAATTTGGGAGTTGCCATGATAGACGCTTGGGTGATCGAAAGACCCTGGGTGAAAGTTGTGTTCGTGTCGAAATCCCAAGTATATGGTTTGAGCGTAGAAGCAGAGCGGGATGTCGGAGTGTGCACGACCATGAAACGGAGGAAAAGAACTGGGCAACTCTCTTGAGAGTATTGTAAAGAATGATAAACAAGAGAAAGTCACGGAAGGCTAGTTCAGGTATAAGACGAGGACTCAAAGAAAGGGTACGTATCCACGGTGTTGAAGGGATATTGGGTATTTGACGGGATAGGTGGCTCCAACTACGGTACGTTGCGATGACTTGCGTaattgggggggggggggggggggggcattATCGGGAGGAGACCCAACGTCGCGGACTGACACCGCTAACCGATACCAAGGGGGACAGCCTTTGTGCAGTGGTCGGGTAGAAGATGGTCAGTGGGTCTAGTAGTCAGGACACCACTCGCCATGGACACCGCTGCAGACCATCTCCACTTAGGTACCTAAATAAGGTACCTACTTCAGGGCACGTACCGAGCGCAGAGCCTGGGGACGCCTCCAAATGCACTTTTCGCCATTGGCTTGCGTTCTGCATGGTTCAGTTTGACTTACCTAAGCATCCAAGGCTCAAATCCGCTCTCCACACTATCACTCCCGAACGACGCTCTATCATCCGGCATCTCCCATCACgacttgagcttctcgacgtcCTCTGCCAGCGAAGTTTGGAGCGCCCAGTGGACAAGGCGACAATCAAGGTTAGTCCGTCAACAGGATTCAAACCGATTGACCCCACGAGTGCACTGCTGACGATCGCAATTGCAGGAAATCCTCCCCCATTCCCCATCGAAGCGAACGAGACGCGCCGTAGCGAAACGACCACCTTCACCATGTACCCCGGCCCCAAGCCCCCGACGCCTCACGTCCCCGGCATCTACCGATTCACAGCAACTGCCCTAGGCGCCGGCATGTGGTTCTTCGTATGATTACTCCCTCTACTTTTCCATCATCACTGTGAGAGCCTGTGGCATACTGACATGCTGCACACTCTACAGCTGATGTACCGCGCGAAGAAGGATGGTTTGTTTGGCCCTGTATTCAGGATGACCGTTATCGCTCCTAATATTCTGACTGATAATATGCAGGGCCTGTGTTGTTGGGCTGGAAGCACCCTTGGGACCACTGAAGTAAACAACCTACGAGAGGGAAAAGCTTGGGCAGGTAAATCGGGGATTTGCACAAGAAGCGATGACGGCAATGGGGACGGATCTCCTACTCTAGAGCCTACAGGCGGATACGCCCACtttggggggaggaaggaaTTGCTGTTCTATTACAGGTACACACTAAATCCACAACGGGCGCAAACCATTACTTGCTCCATTCTACGTTCGTCTGCTCAGTTGCTGGGCTTCTCGAAGAGATAGTGCGCCACGCCCCAGGTGTCACCACCCTGGTATGCGAAAAGCTCGGAGCATGCCATGTAGAAGATCTGCCACCGGTTGTACCACACACTGGCATCCTGTTCCCCGTACGTCTCAATCAGGTGCGGCCAAATCTCCTTCTTGTGTGAGAGCATCTCGCTCAGCCAGTCCTGCAATGTCGATATCAGTTGCTGACCCTCTTTTACCTTACTTAGGAGTAAAGACGGGGAGAAGAGAATGGAAGACCAACCTCGCATGTCTTGGAGTAGTGCTGTCCGTTAACCCACCATTGCTTTTGGATCTTGAGGTCCTGTTggaagaagagaagcagGTCGGTGGATGGCATAGTACCTCCTGTGAAGAAGTGCGTCGTCATCCAGCCCTCCTCGCTTGGGTTTTCGAGGTCAGCAATGGCCATGACAGCACGAGCAGGTTGCCTATGTCACCTACTAGTCATACGGCGTGGTTTTGTGGGCAAATATGTGAACAAACAGCTTGCCACCGGGTTTCAGAGCCCGCCCGACCTTGGCCATGAGCAGCTCATAGTTCTTCATGTGCTCGAACAGCTGTTGGTCATTACATCAGCTAGAGTTTAAGCGACGAGACTGGATGAGCGATGAGGGATGCATACCTCGATGGAAACGACTCGGTCAAACGACTGTCGCTCGAACTCATAGTCGACTACGTTGCCCGTGATAATAGTGAGGTTCGTCAgccccttctccttggccttggcgtcgatgTACTCCTTTTGCGTCTTGGAGTTGGAAAAGGCCGTGACCTTGGAGTTGGGCAGTACCTCGGCGAAGTAGAGTGCACCTGATCCCCAACCGCAGCTGCGAGCATCGGGTCAGTTTCGGCTGTTTGACAcatctcattctctctcGACGGCAGCAGGATGTGAACAAGACGACAGAAAGAGATGACTGACCCAAGGTCCAGAATGCTCATGCCGTCTTCCAACCCGCCCTTTTCGACATAGGTCTGCAGCATAGCCACCTCAGCCTGGGCCAGggtctcgccgcccttgggATAAAGACAGCACGAGTACTTCATGCGGGGACCCAGGCAGGCGGCGAGAACGCCGGTTCCAACCTCGTAGTGTTGCTTATTAGCTGCGGCGGTCTCGATGGCGATAGGTTGGGTGCGCAATTTCTCAATAAAGGTCATCTTGCGCTCGTAATCAAGGCTGAGAGACGTGCTCGCGATGGAGACAAGGCGCTCCTGAAGCTGCCGCCGAATGCCTATTCTGATGACAGCATGGGGCAGGTAGCCGCTGTCGAGAATCCAGTCTGGGTAACGGTGTTAGAAAAGTGCGTTCTGGAGTTATCTGGCGTAAGCTGAGCGTCTGGATATTGCTACTGACCCATATTCATTCTTAGTGTTGGTCGATGAGAAAACACCTGATGGCCTGTAAAGTAATGATCAGGAAGAGCGGTGTGCTTGGGCCGTCCTGGGTCGTTACCACGTTGTTTATCGCGATCACCTTCGTGATCAGAGCTCGGAGCTGTTGTGTGGTGTTGCGTTTTGAAACCGGAACGGTGTCTAAGCACACAGGGTAGGCGAAAATGCAAGATAACACAATGACGATGTTGAGCGTACTATGGAGTGTATGTCAACAAGGCTCATTGGCACAAGATGAAATATGATGCTAGCAGGTTTGAAGATTAGATGCACATCAACGGTTTCCCTCAAACAGTAAGGAACAGGTCAACACGACGTCGCTATTATCTGGTTGGGGTGGTAGCCACGCAGCCTCGACCACCCCCGGCGGCTCGGAGCCGGAGGACCCGCATGGGCTAGTTCGGCACCGGAATGCGGGTCATTGTGGATCATCAATGACACGTCTATTTTTCATTCACTTGTTCTGCATTATCTCATTTGACTGTTGTGGTCGATATCAAGAGGGGAAAAGCAAACTAGCACCCAATGCAGAAACGGTCGTGGCAACTTTGGAAATTTCAAACAAAATGCCATTACTGCGCATGTATGAATTTTTGatttatttttattttagCTCAGATGCAGAGTAGTCATCAGGCGCCCGTGAGGAGTCCGTAG
Coding sequences within it:
- a CDS encoding Putative ubiquitin-conjugating enzyme E2, ubiquitin-conjugating enzyme/RWD; amino-acid sequence: MATPKFNSKSPTIRRILREAQELSSAPSPDYTATPIESDLFEWHFTFRGPPNSSYGEGIYHGRIVLPPTYPLRPPSFRFLTPSGRFETNREICLSISGHHEETWQPAWGVRTALVALRSFMETDPRGQLGGLETSDAVRKRHATASHAFKCPTCAKTNLEIIQECEEAAKANADPNSTAEVEIPSELKLGYKDEMSKAVEGPEGAQTATTTAAAVVERPEVPTPRTGAVDTESAELAEGFIRTMPEANTTIPSASPASQPSVTTSYPPARPGQGVPAPTRTVSLPLAPNVSVRQQAPPVARAYDEGVPLWIDRAIVVLVVLLLAMILKVLLDL
- a CDS encoding uncharacterized protein (Putative NADH dehydrogenase [ubiquinone] 1 beta subcomplex subunit 2, plant/fungi); translation: MVQFDLPKHPRLKSALHTITPERRSIIRHLPSRLELLDVLCQRSLERPVDKATIKVRNPPPFPIEANETRRSETTTFTMYPGPKPPTPHVPGIYRFTATALGAGMWFFLMYRAKKDGPVLLGWKHPWDH
- a CDS encoding Putative S-adenosyl-L-methionine-dependent methyltransferase superfamily — its product is MNMDWILDSGYLPHAVIRIGIRRQLQERLVSIASTSLSLDYERKMTFIEKLRTQPIAIETAAANKQHYEVGTGVLAACLGPRMKYSCCLYPKGGETLAQAEVAMLQTYVEKGGLEDGMSILDLGCGWGSGALYFAEVLPNSKVTAFSNSKTQKEYIDAKAKEKGLTNLTIITGNVVDYEFERQSFDRVVSIELFEHMKNYELLMAKVGRALKPGGKLFVHIFAHKTTPYDYEEGWMTTHFFTGGTMPSTDLLLFFQQDLKIQKQWWVNGQHYSKTCEDWLSEMLSHKKEIWPHLIETYGEQDASVWYNRWQIFYMACSELFAYQGGDTWGVAHYLFEKPSN